The Diospyros lotus cultivar Yz01 chromosome 11, ASM1463336v1, whole genome shotgun sequence region GTGACCTAATGATATACACAGAAGACCATGCGGTTAGATGTAACAAACCTGTGTCTGTAATCTTGTTTTCACCACATCAAAAGGTGTTGTAAATAAAGCAGCAGTTGATCCTGCTAATCCCCCACAAACCAGCTGTAAGAACAGGAAACAATAAACCACCTAAATGCACATTTTGAGAAAACAACTGGATCATCATAGCAACCAGAAAGTTATTCTAAAGTGGATAGACAAACCGTCTGTAATGTGTTAGGCCGAGCATTCAGTTCTACTGATGACAACATCAATCGCTTCAAGCTTTCATATGTGTAGAACTGCACATATCAGGATAAGTACTAAATAGCCATACCCTCAAAAACCAGTTGCAGAGAAACAGTTGGACAAGATCTGCGAGATACAAACTAGATTGACCACAGAGTACATAGAATTGGCCCTCACCTTGATGATTGAGTGTGGAACATTTCTGCAGAGTACCGCTCCCCACCCAGCATACAGTGAAGGTAAACCACCCCTTTTGATGATTCCAGCCAATGCACTCCTTCAAGGTccacataaaaatatcaaaatctcaTTTTGAGAGCTGTGGCAGCATTAAAGTTAGATCATCTTGTACAAAAAACATTCTATATTATAACATGAACTTGAAATGCAAAGCATATTGAGCTAACAATTAATATGTccacacaaacacacatttatataataTAGTTTCAGCAATAGAATTGCAAATCCATGGTATGAACAGATTAGATCAATAAAAATCTTAGTTATAGAATGACAACTTAATAAACAGGGGAGCCTCAAAGAGATCTACAAGCATCAGGTCTCAAGGGAATATTTCGAGCATACATTAATTACTGTCTTTGATGAGGCACTTTAATCCAATAAAGAATAATCCTGTTTACtctaattatttgaaattttcaaaacccAACGTCTGTAGCTCTGAGGGCATTATTCATCAAGTCATAGAATTTTAAAGGGCATCATCAGGTTCAGAAGAATACCAGCAGTTTTGATAGTGTGAACCAACTTGCATCTGCTGCTTTATGCGCTCACTGGGAGTGAAAATAAATGAAGTAGCAATACTAGCACAGCCACCGGCTGTGCAATGGGCAAATGATTCATACTTCTgcatcaaaaaaatataatgagtCTTCTACAAACACATTTAGCATAAAACTCATAATGATAAAGACCAATAATGTACACAGTCAAATGCAAGGGCTTATAAGACTTCTGTATTTTGtgtttctttctgtttttttaaGGGGGCAAGTAAGAGAAGAACAGCACCTCCCCGTCTCCCGCTGCCAGCAAGGGAAAAGAAACATCAAGAAGAGAAGCAGAAAGAGACAAGTAGCAAAAAATAAGGCAGAAAACTTCACCATGGGAAGAAAAGGAAGCAAAGCTCCCTTCACAGACTCATATGTGACCGTGTAAACTGCAGAAATTGGTGCTGAAGAAGCAATATTGCTAGTAATGCCGCGATAAAGTCCAGTTACACCTATACACCCAATTACCAGTAAATGATTAGAAACACAGAGCTCTTTCTAGTCCAAGATAAAATGAACTCAAAGAGTTTTTATCAAGTAAAATCATTTTCAGTTCTCCTAAGACCATGTACCTCTATCAGAAATTATTGATCTGCAAATGTAGTTTAAAGATCTCTGATTGGTATGGCATGACTGAATGACAGTCTTAATTGTATCCACTGGATGTAGACAAAGGCTAACAAATATACCAGCCAATGCTCCAGCAAAAGCATGCTCTTGCTTTGCTAGACCATAGTAGGATTTATTAATTGTTGGAGAGCAAACCTCCATCTTTGTTTTGTCTGCTAGTGCTAATTCACTCTGCTGATTCATTTTATTCACATACAAGTTGCCATCCTCATTGTCATGTTGGCTTTCTTCACTTGCATGACTATCTGAAGCTAAGTTTTTAATGTACAGATCTGTATGTGGCGTCTGCATTGGAGTCAACATATGGCCATTTGCATCTGTCCTCTGAAGACCCTCAAGTAAACGGTATGAGCAAATAGATAGAGCAGAAGTGCTTGCCACAGGGGTTGTACTTTGACATGACAATTGGTCCAGACATTTGGATATTTCGGCATGGCAGTCAGTAGAGTCAGTACTTGCAATGGCAAGATTATTTGTGGGATTGGCCGTGCCACCTAAAGTACAGTAACTTGTAGGAGTATTATCTCGAGGAAGCCACTCACAGATTTTCTTGTTCTCAATCACAGAACGGTTTACCAGCTGTTTCATTGCTGGAACTGACATttcattcatccatccatatatatttttcaaatcataGGAAATTCCTATGCTGGCAGTAGTCTTTTCCTTCCAAGACTTACAAGAGATGTTGGAATTACTCTGCATGAATCTCCAGAAAAGAGAATGAATATAATTTCTACCATTAGGTTCCAAAAATGATACCTTCTTAGATATGTATAGGTGCTCCAAGTTTGCATATACAAGGGATGAAGAATGGGCAGCATCCATCACACTAACCAGGGAATGCCCACTGTAAGCACAGGTAGATGACCTGATATTTTCCTTGACATCTGCATTACAAAATATGTTCCCTTGGGGCAATTCACCATCATTGTGCCTGAAATTGGTTTTAGGTTGGAGAAGAGCAAGGGGACGACTTGCACAATTCCATATCTGCCCAACTGCAGAGATGAGCTCAGCTGTGCTCAGTACCTCAGAAGACATTGGATCAGAGTTTTTACCATTTCGCTCACTTTTACCCGACAAAGTGGGGTTATAACCTTTGTTGTTAAACTCAGCAAGATCAAAGGAAGACCCCTCCAGGGGGCCACATCTGTAATTAATTGAGGGTACTTTAGCCCTTGCAAATTGACTACTCCTGGTCATTGCTTCCAAATATTAGTTCAGAATTTCCTTGAAAAGGATTACTGTGGTTGCAAAAGTAACTGCAAACTGAATCAGCAGAATATATTAGAAATCTTAATTAAAAGCTGGGCAGTTCATATATTTGGAAATAAAGCTTGACGAGGATTGGCAAATGGCAGTATTAACAGTATGAAGAATAATTCAATGTGAAACTGATAACTAATCTATAAGGTTGGCAAAGtgaataatattttacataCTGTAAATTGACCCACTTAAGGAAACATTTTGAATGTAGGGTTTCAAACAAGATAAATTGGAAAGAGTATGGCTGCAAACGTGCAAGGATCAGATAACAGACCAAATTCAAAACGCACGATTCTACAAAATTGCAGAACCATAATGACAAATTACagcaaatatttcataatcattaaTCAAAGCTGTTGAGGAAATAATGAAGTAATCTTTATTGCGAAAATCATACACAGATGTCTGCCCAGCAAAACATAATCCTAAGAAACCACAGGATCCATTTTTTGTTCCCACAAGTCACAAATTTCAATTCCTCAAATTCAACCTACCTAACACGCAACTGGATTGCAATTAGATTAGAGCCTAAAAAAGGCACAAGTGGAGCAACAGCTAGGTAACATGAAAACTTCTATGGATGAGATATCCAGACTGCAATTTGAATTAGATGCCTAGAGCTCTATCATTCATCTGAATAGGCATAGAATTGATTCATGCATAAGTCAATATTTTTATGTCACATGAcaataaggttgctcctttgtgactagaGGTCATGGGTTAGGAAACAGCCTATTTGCAACGCAAGAGCAAGCAGCATACAAAGACAACCCTCCTAAATATAGTCCACTTTGATTATaggaataaaaaacaaaaaatacacgTAGACAAAGTGCTTTAAACACTTGCACATTAGTTGAAGAAAAGCACTTAAAGTGAAGGGGATAGATAACAATTTTATGCATCCTCTATCCTTATTGTGAGAACTAAATCCTCACTCTTTAGATATAAATTTGTGCATTATTAGTTAAATTGTTAAACAACATATCATGTTTTAATTCCACTATGTGAGGTTGGTTACACGAATTCTAGCTTGCCAGTCATTTCTATCTGTGGCTTTTTCCTTTGTAAGGATGTCATCACTCATATTACACCTAAGggtctcccaccaagttttcttgcaagtttatttattttgattctgATTAAAAATGAAAAGGCTAACATAATGAACTAGGATCTCACTACCACAAAGAATAGGTACAATACTTGggttcaaaaatgttatttccaTGGTATACACCTACAATTCCCTATGGCATTATCCGTCAAATACATGGTTGTGTCCCAATGTGATCGAGATGTGTGATATCACCATGTCCTACCCTTAATACAGTAATCTCAACGTAAGATATGACAAATAAAATGTGGAACTGGAACATATTACATGTAAAATATTGTTAATGATTggattgcaaaagaaattataaaatgcCAAGGAATTATCACTTATATTTCATCTCTAGAGCTAGATGATTAGGATCTACTTAACATgccaaaaaaaatttgtttatcTCTAGGTACTAGAATATAAGTGCATAAACACAAAGATGGGAAAATAATGCCAGTGATATCTCTTATAGACATAAGGAAATTTGTGGAGGAACCACACAAATCCCTTTCCTTCCTTGCCTCTATtgttattattagtattattttgttttaatttttcagtcAGTATCCATTGAAACAAATACTCCTCCTGTGGATTTCTACTTAAAATCAGTCTCAAAAGGGAATAAAGGAGAAAGGTTGTGTTAGGTAGTCAACAACCAACACAAAACTCATTGGATCAAACACACGAATTTTAGACAAGTGAAACTAGCCAACTTGatattatttatgtattgaaacataattaaaaacCTCAACAAATGTTGACAATAATAAAAAGTCATAGCAAACCCCTGGCGTTGGTTTAGTAACAGTTTAGTAACAATCTTAGAGGCTTATCTCTATCTTGCTTTGTTTTGAAATCAATAGAACCATTTCAACTAAGCAAAAGTTCTACAATCTATCCTACGCTTCATGGAGTTGGAATACAAGCCAGAATAAGGcaaaaagaatatgattttgGTAGTTATGTACAAATATAATATCTAAAACTTGTTGAAGAAATAGCACTAACTTAGaatatgtaattttaatttattcatcattacaaaatgtaaatttattcaTCATTACAAAAAATGTAACACTATTCGGTAAATTGTGTACCATTTATaatgtgaaaagaaaaatatgtgaattcaataacattaatttatccattgaaaatagataaagtcaaataacaaaaaacaaagGGATAAAAGTGAATATCTTAATCCAATAAACCTGTACAATTgtagaaatattattaataaccAATTTCCATGCCCCTCCTATCCTCCCCCAAAAACCATAAAAAAGCCTTCTCACCTTTCAAATATAGCCAGTCCAATTTCAACTTAAGTCATTGCCACTAGATGCACCAAATGATGCGTCCAATACTTAGTTTTATAGGTTTGTGCAATTTCTCTCACTCATTTTGCTCATCgggctctccctctctcttagTTATGCCCCTCCACCTCCCTAGTTCTACCCATCTCcagatctctctctttcttgttgGTTTCTCCACACTGACACAAGACTGACCATCACTAATCTTTCTCTCTCCATTCACCAAAACCCCTCTGCTCAACCTCTCCCTCTGCCCTTTCCGGTATGCTACCTCTCTCCCAATCTTCCTCTTCTCACCGTTGAACCCTCTCAGTTCTGATCTGGGTTTTCCTTATTTCAGTGGGATACAATCGGTTCAGATTTTGAGGGGATTTCTGTCTGTTTGTTAGTTGTCTTGATTGTAAGGGTGTGTTGTTGAATTTTCATTCAGTTTTGTTAGATCGTGGTAAACCTcatctaaaatttaatatacCAAATATGGGACAGgattaattttagtttaaacCTCCTTAAAACCTAGGATGCCAAACATGGAGTAAGATTATTTATTCCCATCACTATTTAACCTGGATACCAAACAGGCCGTCAGTTTTAGAACTTAGGACATGTACCTTATTGTACAACATACTATATAGATGTAGATTGCATGTCTATATCCATaggatgaaaaaaaatttatctcccATCCAtgtcaaatgataaaaatttctCATTAACATATGATCTTTTATTGGATAAAGGCCCTAATCCTATCACTGTTTTATTGTGATATGGACTATGGAGTAGTAATGGTCAAGATTTTGAACATCACGACAAATTTAGTGAGATTCAAGTGATTAATTTGACTATGATGCACATAATATACCATCATTCTTGGCATACTCAATGGATGCTGATACcctagaaaatagaaaattcataCTTGATCTATCACGCCATCTGTCGAGTGATTGTCTTTTCACTACTCAATTACCATAACAAACGACCCTAGGCTTGACACGAAATCTCACTCTTCTCCCCAATTTCAAAGCAACCAAGGCCAAGCATAAAAGataaatcatgcaataaatccATATACCAGTCACAAATTTTCTCTTTTGTATCCAGAAGTCCCCGGCTGTCTGCCTGATCGGCCTGTAGCAAGCTGATAATCAATAACAGCAGCATCCCTAGATTCACAAAAGAAGTCCTACGATTAGCATCTCATCAGCACTAAGGCCTACTAAAACAAACCACCAAATCAATAATCCCCAAAGCAGCTAGCTGAAGCTAAGCCAAACACCAACAGTCCCTGCATTCTACCCTAGCTCCGAGGCTTAACGCCTTATAAATTCTCAATGCGCAAAGCAAGATTAAAAAATCCGTTTGGCTGCTCAGTAAAAGTAAGCCAAGTAGAAGAAAGGTTAAAACATGAATACTCAAAAGGACATACTTCATGGAATTGCTTTTCTCAGTAACCAAACGGAAAGGGCAATAAAATTAGTTCATGTCTTGAAGAGCCAAACCTCGACAATTTTGACCCTTCTGAGGCCGAAAGCACCCTCTCCCGGATTTTCCGATTCATTTTCTCGGGAAAATCTGGGAAGGGTTCCGGGGAAGAGAAGGGTTTAAGTTGGGAAGGTTTATACTTTATACAGAGGAGACGCCACGGGCATAGATTCAATTTGGTGGGCGCATTGTGTCACCATTTAGAGGGCTTGCAGATAATGGCTTGGCCTGTGCTAACGTGAACAGGGGGTGACCTGTCCTGGAAATTTCGAGGAAAATTCTGGTGTTACGCCTTGTACAGTGTACGCTTGGCCTTCTTATGATCAATTTTGATCGTGTGGTCTGTATTGCCCCCGTGAGTTATGGGCTTGATTAggttttctttttatctttctactaattttaaaaaaataaaataaaataaaataaaattctcgaaatagaaagaaatacgAATCATgttagatttgatttttcaaagtaAATTGTGTAttgaatcaaataaaaattctattttactCATATATTAACGTTATATAAACATGAACTAAGGATTTAATTGAATTTCGATTAATtttgatcaaaatttaaatattttaaaaaataaattgataaataaaggacttatttataaatttattaagataaatatatacaaataaaattaattaacctTGCACACGTGGCACAAGGCCACATGCAAGAAGattgaaaatttctcaatttggGCTTTATCCAAGTGGACAATTTGATCTCGGCCCATGGGCTGGTCATAATAAGAAGTGGTGGAGATTTGGGTGTGGATATGGTTTGGATCCAATCGATCGGGTTAGATCTTTTACATGGGTTTTATGTACTCTTTGGTTAGATCTCGACCTAGATTTAAAGTCCCAATACCCATTTTCCTCATCTCAGATTCGAGTATCTTGGGACACATATCATTTTTAGAGAACTCCAAAAAATGGATATTTGTCTAATGAAAAATGCTAGAAATCTCGACTTGTTTACCAAAAGGGGGCAtaaagacgattttgcccccatGCCTTACTTTTCCCCTCTATTTCCCATGGATTGCAACCGCCCTGCTTCTCTCATCTCCCCTCCCATGGCCGTTGCCCTAATTTCGTCGTCGTTGTCGCCTCACCTCGTCGTTGTGCCTCCGTCGCCTCACCTCACTCGATCGTCGCTGCATCTTCAGTGATGATCGTTGAGGCGGTGATAGCAGCGAGGCGAGGACGGTAGCCATGGGGAGAGGAAAGGAGAGAAGCAGGGGTGAGGGCAATTTTGACTTTTTGCCTCATTTTTGTAAATCTCTCTGTGATTCTCTCTAACTCTGTAATGGAGCTCTTGTGTAATTTTACCTTGCCGTCATATAattttaaagtattaaaattaTACTCCAATATCataaatatgtatttaaaatttataagttaaaattttaaatgagtaacttttatttcattaaCAATCAATTCACGTGCTAGTAGTTTTCGCCTTGAACGATTATACAATCAAAATACGAAACAAATGAATCATGCAATTACTAAGTTATAGAACTAAAGAGTAAAAAATACGATCTTTACTTttctcttaaaaattttaaattcataatttttaaataatatctaatttttcaaacaacTTTATTACTACATTAAGagtcattttatttaaatcttacttaaaattaaaaattaaattataattatcatatgtcacccaacaatttttttttattatttaatcataaaTGTAACGCAATGGTCCACTTCACGCACTTGGGAGCTTGGGATACTAGGAGGTCGTGGCATCAAATTTGCCCCCATCCGATATTGCTTAATCGCTTGTGTCTACATATCGAAGAGATTAAACCTGTGAattttaattcataattaatCTATCTATTCATTTAGGGCGGGTTGGAGACAGGCAAATcatagattttaaaaaatgtcaaataggTCTGAGTTAAAAACTGTCATTTTCCACATTaccaacaaaaaaatatttatttttttttagaagtgTTTAAGACTTATTATTTAGGGTTAGCctctattaaattttatttaaattttaatctctctctctctttctctttctgtctcactctctctctctctctctctctctatatatatatatatatacacacacatacacgcGAGACATGTTCAATCTATCCATCAAACTCTGATTCCTCAATGGAGAGAAAGCGGCGTAGAGAAGAGCGTTCTTATTCATCAAtcaagaagaggaagataatcATCATAACAATAGATTTCTACGATTTCATGGGCGTCGGCGAGCAGCCAAGCACTCGTGCGATTCGCTGGCCAATCGACGGCAGAGAATTCTACGACTTCATGGGCGCCGAGCAGCCAAGAACCGACGTCTGGCCTCCGGCCGTCGACGACCATCACGGGGGCGACGTGATCGATGAGGAAGAGATGGAGAGAAGAAGAGTCGACCAGAGGATCCGGAGTTCCCGATTCTACAGCGCCAGGGAAGAGAGGGAGGAGGGGCGGCGGCGCGCGTCTCCACGAAGCTGAAGCTCTTATCGGAGATACAAGAACGACGGCGAGGGTCGAAACTGATAGTGATCGGAATTTGATCGAAGAATTGATGTTTTACTGCGAACTGGATATGGCGGGAGATTGAGATCaggattttgtattttttaatttcttttaaataaaaatttgaataataaccGACAAATAACATCGCTTTTCTTCTACAAAGTGAGACATAAAGAACGTAATCAAGATTTCGTTTtagattaatatttaattattttgagtcTTTACTAATTTCTATTCGATTATCctctaattattttgtcataaaatgttttatgttataaaaaaaattatttttatcttattttttaaaatatttttagattgttTAATCTATGTTAcgatatatttttgttgaaagatAATTAATCATAAAAAACATAGAAGATAATTATTCAGTAGGCAGTTCAATTTCATGACTTTAGGGACGTCAAACGACCAAGAAATCTCTACCAACCAATTGTTATTAACGTTCGTGGATCGTGATAGTGGTTTGAGCGCCAAGGAAAAGCCAAATATAGGTATGTAAAGATTCAGTGTAACCAAATTAATCAAACCGAACTAGTCAAAATTGTTGACAGttggttcggtttgattttttttttttttaatttggtttggtttggttacttttttagaaaattttggttatttgaatttggtttggttatttgAATTCGAGTTGGAAATAATCAAACTAACCAAACCGGTCGAATTTAAGATGACAACATTTTTATGGTTGTAAAACGACGACATTTTTGGCTTGTCGCACAGTTTTTCAGCTCGTTTGATTTTTTGATCGATTTTTCATCTTGTCTgatttatcaattaattcattttttattttttttttgttgagtttATTCGActgatttaatttattcaatttatatttagttgttagttagtttTGTTTATTGGGTATAATCTATCAATTTGGTTCTATTCAATTTATAAATTACTCTATCAGAcgatacaataatttataaatgaattaatacttaataaaaataataaggatTCCTTAAGAAATTGAGAATGGTTCCCCAACctatattcattaaataattttattttattctatataaatataattaaatttattatttttatctagaATTTgggtaagtaaaatttcaatttaatcgaaataatcaaattaaattggCTGAAATTATCGATTCAGATTAGTTCAAGCTAAGGGTcaatttggtttagtttttaagttttacaattttggttatttcagttcaatttaatttttgtattgaaaaaaaataaaattgattactCAAGTAgaattttgattaatgttaCATGTTAATCGAGTACAATGCAATAATTACATGCTTAGTTTCATGGATTTGTCGactaatattatttgtaatttgagTAATAATAATCCGAAAATCAATTCgctctttatttaaaaatttattgagtaatatcatttattagtcaaataataattaaattattagcGTATAATCTTAAATAGAGAATTTAATTACCTCcttttctatttcaaaaaataatcgactaattatttttgttgat contains the following coding sequences:
- the LOC127813532 gene encoding uncharacterized protein LOC127813532; the protein is MTRSSQFARAKVPSINYRCGPLEGSSFDLAEFNNKGYNPTLSGKSERNGKNSDPMSSEVLSTAELISAVGQIWNCASRPLALLQPKTNFRHNDGELPQGNIFCNADVKENIRSSTCAYSGHSLVSVMDAAHSSSLVYANLEHLYISKKVSFLEPNGRNYIHSLFWRFMQSNSNISCKSWKEKTTASIGISYDLKNIYGWMNEMSVPAMKQLVNRSVIENKKICEWLPRDNTPTSYCTLGGTANPTNNLAIASTDSTDCHAEISKCLDQLSCQSTTPVASTSALSICSYRLLEGLQRTDANGHMLTPMQTPHTDLYIKNLASDSHASEESQHDNEDGNLYVNKMNQQSELALADKTKMEVCSPTINKSYYGLAKQEHAFAGALAGIFVSLCLHPVDTIKTVIQSCHTNQRSLNYICRSIISDRGVTGLYRGITSNIASSAPISAVYTVTYESVKGALLPFLPMKYESFAHCTAGGCASIATSFIFTPSERIKQQMQVGSHYQNCWSALAGIIKRGGLPSLYAGWGAVLCRNVPHSIIKFYTYESLKRLMLSSVELNARPNTLQTLVCGGLAGSTAALFTTPFDVVKTRLQTQIPGSVHQYDGVFNTLVKISKHEGLTGLYRGLIPRLFMYISQGAIFFASYESFKRLFSVEMPHLYSQMECMQSMEDDRP